One stretch of Amycolatopsis tolypomycina DNA includes these proteins:
- a CDS encoding DUF2630 family protein produces the protein MADGEILGRIDELIAEEHELRSRSVGVGLSGGDKDRLTAVEQQLDQCWDLLRQRRAKAEFHENPDDAAARPVSEVESYRQ, from the coding sequence ATGGCCGACGGCGAGATCCTGGGCCGGATCGACGAGCTGATCGCGGAGGAGCACGAGCTCCGGTCGCGCTCGGTCGGCGTGGGGCTCAGCGGCGGCGACAAGGACCGGCTCACCGCGGTCGAGCAGCAGCTCGACCAGTGCTGGGACCTGCTGCGGCAGCGGCGCGCCAAGGCGGAGTTCCACGAGAACCCGGACGACGCCGCCGCGCGCCCGGTGTCCGAGGTGGAGTCCTACCGCCAGTGA
- a CDS encoding Asp23/Gls24 family envelope stress response protein, giving the protein MSPALDVPRQLAEPAERGTLTIGHAVVRKVAQHAAGQVAGTAREGKKAPKAKVGGQDNDVDLALDLALHYPAAVRAVVGDVRARVAEEVEGITGYRVRSLAVTVSALVPDSASRVR; this is encoded by the coding sequence GTGAGCCCGGCCCTCGACGTGCCGCGGCAGCTCGCCGAACCGGCCGAGCGCGGCACCCTCACCATCGGGCACGCGGTGGTCCGCAAGGTCGCGCAGCACGCGGCCGGCCAGGTCGCCGGCACCGCCCGCGAGGGCAAGAAGGCACCGAAGGCCAAAGTCGGCGGTCAGGACAACGACGTCGACCTCGCCCTCGACCTGGCCCTGCACTACCCGGCGGCGGTCCGCGCGGTCGTCGGCGATGTGCGGGCAAGGGTGGCCGAAGAGGTCGAGGGCATCACCGGCTACCGCGTGCGGAGCCTGGCCGTGACGGTGTCCGCGCTGGTGCCGGACTCGGCCTCGAGGGTGCGGTAG
- the trxA gene encoding thioredoxin, giving the protein MSTVELTAENFDQTLTDNDFVLIDFWASWCGPCRQFAPVYEKASEKHEDIVFASVDTEAQQQLAAAFDVRSIPTLAIIRDKTLIYAQPGALPEPALEELIKQAREVDMAEVKRKAAEAEAEQA; this is encoded by the coding sequence ATGAGCACCGTTGAGCTGACCGCCGAGAACTTCGACCAGACGCTGACCGACAACGACTTCGTCCTGATCGACTTCTGGGCGAGCTGGTGCGGACCGTGCCGCCAGTTCGCGCCGGTCTACGAGAAGGCCTCCGAAAAGCACGAAGACATCGTCTTCGCGAGCGTCGACACCGAAGCGCAGCAGCAGCTCGCCGCCGCCTTCGACGTCCGCTCGATCCCGACGCTGGCCATCATCCGGGACAAGACGCTGATCTACGCCCAGCCCGGCGCGCTCCCCGAGCCTGCCCTCGAAGAGCTCATCAAGCAGGCTCGCGAGGTCGACATGGCCGAGGTCAAGCGCAAGGCCGCCGAAGCCGAGGCCGAACAGGCCTGA
- a CDS encoding IS110 family transposase, protein MWVGIDVGKGFHHACAVDETGKIVFSRKVANSQAAIEQLITRTTAKAAEVVWAVDMTSGAASLLITLLLATGQPVVSVPGRLVNRMAGAFAGEGKTDARDARTIAETARLRSDLAPITSPDAVVTDLQVLTARREDLMADWVRGVNRIRELLASIFPALERAFDYSTRSALVLLTGFQTPAGIRAAEATGLSAYLAEHGAWTKGIPAMVDKALAAAAEQTVALPGESVTAPLIARLARQLLELDREIKDLDKQLGARFAEHPDAGPITSLDGFGPILGAQLLAGTGGDLQAAFRSSAHLAAYAGLAPVPRDSGRIRGNLHRAKRYHRGLRRVFYLAALSAIKRPDGPSRAFYLRKRGEGKRHTQALIALARRLVDVIWALLRDGREFHPSPPLTATAAA, encoded by the coding sequence ATGTGGGTCGGGATCGACGTCGGCAAAGGCTTCCACCACGCCTGCGCGGTGGACGAGACCGGCAAGATCGTGTTCTCCCGGAAGGTCGCCAACAGCCAAGCCGCGATCGAGCAGCTGATCACCCGCACCACCGCGAAAGCCGCGGAGGTGGTGTGGGCGGTCGACATGACCTCCGGTGCGGCGAGCCTGCTGATCACGCTGCTGCTGGCCACCGGCCAGCCGGTGGTGTCGGTGCCGGGCCGGTTGGTCAACCGGATGGCCGGCGCGTTCGCCGGTGAAGGCAAAACCGACGCGCGTGACGCCCGCACCATCGCCGAAACCGCCCGCCTGCGTAGCGATCTCGCCCCGATCACCAGCCCCGACGCGGTCGTCACCGATCTGCAGGTGCTCACCGCGCGCCGCGAGGACCTGATGGCCGACTGGGTGCGCGGGGTCAACCGGATCCGGGAACTGCTGGCCTCGATTTTTCCCGCGCTGGAACGGGCGTTCGACTACTCCACCCGCTCGGCGCTGGTGCTGCTCACCGGGTTCCAGACCCCGGCCGGCATCCGCGCGGCCGAAGCGACTGGCCTGTCGGCCTATCTGGCCGAGCATGGTGCGTGGACCAAGGGCATTCCGGCCATGGTGGACAAGGCCCTCGCCGCGGCAGCGGAGCAAACCGTGGCCCTGCCGGGAGAATCGGTGACCGCACCGTTGATCGCCCGGCTGGCCCGGCAGCTGCTGGAACTGGACCGGGAAATCAAAGACCTGGACAAGCAGCTCGGTGCACGGTTCGCCGAGCACCCCGACGCCGGGCCCATCACCAGCCTCGACGGATTCGGCCCCATCCTGGGGGCCCAGCTGCTCGCCGGGACCGGCGGCGACCTGCAGGCCGCGTTCCGCAGTTCCGCGCATCTGGCCGCCTACGCGGGTCTCGCGCCGGTGCCCCGCGATTCCGGGCGGATACGGGGCAACCTGCACCGGGCGAAGCGCTACCACCGCGGCCTGCGCCGGGTGTTCTACCTGGCCGCCCTGTCGGCCATCAAACGCCCCGACGGTCCCTCTCGGGCTTTCTACCTGCGCAAACGCGGCGAAGGGAAACGGCACACCCAAGCCCTGATCGCCTTGGCCCGCCGCCTGGTCGACGTCATCTGGGCGTTGCTGCGCGACGGCCGCGAGTTCCATCCCTCACCACCGCTCACGGCCACAGCCGCCGCTTGA
- a CDS encoding pyrimidine reductase family protein, which yields MRSVWPEPTGELTGADLERIYAYPEDLDRPWVQVNFVASADGAVEIDTTSAGLSHAADRRVFLLGRDLADVVLVGAGTVRAENYRGVVPGANRLERRRRLGFTGVPPIAVVTRTAELDPASRLFTETAVAPIVVTTDTADTRALEAAGAEVLRAGADDVDLPRALELLAARGLRRIACEGGPGLFARLVTADRVDQLCLTVAPLLVAGTAGRIAAGAAPAVPRRLALASILVEDGFTFLRYRRDAG from the coding sequence GTGCGGAGTGTGTGGCCCGAACCCACGGGCGAACTGACCGGTGCGGACCTCGAGCGGATCTACGCCTACCCCGAGGACCTGGACCGGCCCTGGGTGCAGGTCAACTTCGTCGCGTCCGCGGACGGCGCCGTCGAGATCGACACCACGTCCGCGGGGCTGTCGCACGCCGCCGACCGCCGGGTCTTCCTGCTCGGCCGCGACCTCGCCGACGTCGTGCTGGTGGGTGCGGGGACCGTCCGCGCCGAGAACTACCGCGGGGTCGTCCCGGGCGCGAACCGCCTGGAGCGCCGTCGCCGTCTCGGGTTCACCGGGGTCCCGCCGATCGCCGTCGTGACGCGCACCGCGGAGCTGGACCCCGCGTCCCGGCTGTTCACCGAGACCGCCGTCGCCCCGATCGTGGTCACCACGGACACCGCCGACACGCGCGCGCTCGAAGCCGCCGGGGCGGAGGTGCTGCGGGCCGGCGCGGACGACGTCGACCTGCCGCGCGCCCTCGAGCTGCTGGCCGCCCGCGGCCTGCGCCGCATCGCCTGCGAAGGCGGGCCCGGCCTGTTCGCCCGGCTCGTCACCGCCGACCGCGTCGACCAGCTGTGCCTGACCGTCGCGCCGCTGCTGGTGGCCGGGACCGCGGGCCGGATCGCCGCGGGCGCCGCCCCCGCCGTGCCGCGCCGGCTCGCCCTCGCGTCGATCCTCGTCGAGGACGGCTTCACGTTCCTGCGCTACCGCCGGGACGCCGGGTGA
- a CDS encoding Asp23/Gls24 family envelope stress response protein, protein MHPERTESPGTVTPLNEEGAAGRTTISSLVVQKVAGLATREVAGIHTLGGGGVSRAIGALRERIPGSGTVTTTGVSVEVGEKQTAIDLDVVVEYGARITDVARAVRRNVITAVEQITGLEVIEVNIAVNDIFLPGEEEPESTRVE, encoded by the coding sequence ATGCACCCGGAACGGACCGAAAGCCCGGGCACGGTCACCCCGCTCAACGAAGAGGGCGCGGCCGGCCGCACCACGATCTCCTCGCTGGTCGTGCAGAAGGTGGCCGGCCTGGCCACCCGCGAGGTCGCCGGCATCCACACGCTGGGCGGCGGTGGCGTGTCGCGCGCGATCGGCGCGCTGCGCGAACGCATCCCCGGCTCCGGCACGGTCACCACGACCGGCGTGTCGGTGGAGGTCGGCGAGAAGCAGACGGCGATCGACCTCGACGTGGTCGTCGAGTACGGCGCCCGCATCACCGACGTCGCCCGCGCGGTGCGGCGCAACGTGATCACGGCGGTCGAGCAGATCACCGGGCTCGAGGTGATCGAGGTGAACATCGCGGTCAACGACATCTTCCTGCCGGGCGAGGAAGAACCCGAATCCACGCGCGTGGAATGA
- a CDS encoding alkaline shock response membrane anchor protein AmaP, whose translation MSKTAAVKALSRSYTGERTLTFLIGLLAFAGGTLALVVGLGGLGEFRGRRPLLDPIALAWLGSHATPARIAAIVLGVLLFVLGLRWALRALRPEPRPDLDLDRTEGAELVVTAAAIAGAVQADAEQLDGVSRARVRAVGSRTSPALRITLWLHEGTDLKAVWADLDTRVLTRARESLGLDSLPAAVRMELDTAPAKRVR comes from the coding sequence ATGAGCAAGACGGCCGCCGTCAAGGCCCTTTCCCGGTCCTACACCGGCGAACGCACCCTGACGTTCCTGATCGGCCTGCTGGCGTTCGCCGGCGGCACGCTGGCCCTGGTCGTCGGCCTCGGCGGCCTCGGCGAATTCCGCGGCCGCCGTCCCCTGCTGGACCCGATCGCGCTGGCGTGGCTCGGTTCGCACGCGACGCCGGCCCGCATCGCCGCGATCGTCCTCGGGGTGCTGCTGTTCGTGCTCGGGCTGCGGTGGGCCCTGCGCGCGCTGCGCCCGGAACCGCGCCCGGACCTGGACCTCGACCGCACGGAGGGAGCGGAGCTGGTGGTGACGGCGGCCGCGATCGCCGGCGCGGTCCAGGCCGACGCGGAGCAGCTCGACGGCGTCAGCCGCGCCCGGGTCCGCGCGGTCGGCTCGCGCACGTCTCCGGCGTTGCGCATCACGCTGTGGCTGCACGAAGGCACGGACCTGAAGGCGGTGTGGGCGGACCTCGACACGCGGGTCCTGACCAGGGCGCGCGAGTCGCTCGGCCTGGACTCGCTGCCGGCCGCGGTCCGCATGGAGCTCGACACGGCACCGGCGAAACGCGTGCGCTGA
- a CDS encoding RNA polymerase sigma factor, whose amino-acid sequence MDETLLRSLTPGVLAVLVRRGAEFAAAEDAVQEALVEALRVWPADPPRDAKGWLVTVAWRKFLDATRADAARRRREDVVDTEVAPGPAAAVDDTLQLYFLCAHPSLTPSSAVALTLRAVGGLTTRQIAQAYLVPEATMAQRISRAKRTVSGVRFDRPGDVATVLRVLYLVFNEGYSGDVDLAAEAVRLTRQLAAAIDHPEVAGLLALMLLHHARRASRTTESGALVPLAEQDRSRWDTALIAEGVAVLQRALSRDRLGEFQAQAAIAALHADARDAAETDWVQIVEWYDELVRLTGSPVVRLNRAVAVGEADGPRAGLAALAEVDAAVPRYTAASAYLHERDGDLETAAKLYAEAAAKATSLAEVDHLTRQAARLNTRHNPDPA is encoded by the coding sequence GTGGACGAGACCCTGCTCCGCAGCCTCACCCCGGGCGTCCTGGCCGTCCTCGTCCGCCGCGGAGCCGAATTCGCGGCGGCCGAGGACGCCGTCCAGGAGGCGCTGGTCGAGGCGCTGCGCGTCTGGCCGGCCGATCCGCCACGGGACGCCAAGGGCTGGCTGGTCACCGTCGCGTGGCGCAAGTTCCTCGACGCGACCCGGGCGGACGCCGCCCGCCGGCGGCGCGAGGACGTCGTCGACACCGAAGTCGCGCCCGGGCCCGCGGCGGCCGTGGACGACACGCTCCAGCTGTACTTCCTGTGCGCGCACCCGTCGCTGACGCCGTCGTCGGCGGTCGCGCTCACGCTGCGGGCCGTCGGCGGGCTGACCACGCGGCAGATCGCGCAGGCGTACCTGGTGCCCGAGGCGACCATGGCGCAGCGCATCAGCCGCGCCAAGCGGACCGTGTCGGGGGTGCGGTTCGACCGGCCCGGCGACGTCGCGACCGTGCTGCGCGTGCTGTACCTGGTCTTCAACGAGGGCTACTCCGGCGACGTCGACCTCGCCGCCGAGGCCGTCCGGCTCACCCGGCAGCTCGCGGCGGCGATCGACCACCCGGAGGTGGCCGGGCTGCTCGCCCTGATGCTGCTGCACCACGCCCGGCGGGCCTCCCGGACGACCGAGAGCGGAGCCCTGGTCCCGCTGGCCGAGCAGGACCGGTCCCGCTGGGACACCGCGTTGATCGCCGAGGGCGTGGCGGTCCTGCAGCGGGCGCTGTCCCGCGACCGGCTGGGCGAGTTCCAGGCCCAGGCCGCCATCGCGGCCCTGCACGCCGACGCGCGGGACGCCGCGGAGACCGACTGGGTCCAGATCGTCGAGTGGTACGACGAGCTGGTGCGCCTGACCGGCAGCCCCGTCGTGCGGCTCAACCGCGCGGTGGCCGTCGGCGAGGCGGACGGCCCGCGCGCGGGCCTGGCGGCGCTCGCGGAGGTCGACGCCGCCGTCCCGCGCTACACGGCGGCGTCGGCGTACCTCCACGAGCGCGACGGCGACCTGGAGACGGCGGCAAAGCTGTACGCCGAGGCCGCGGCCAAGGCCACGAGCCTTGCCGAGGTCGACCACCTCACCCGCCAGGCCGCCCGCCTCAACACCCGCCACAACCCGGATCCCGCGTGA
- a CDS encoding alpha/beta hydrolase produces MRRRRTRLLAALLAVTAAAGCAAGPSVRPALVENDGKTATPGPAKTPGVPLPPLGEPQSPTLKWADCDDDTRQRIGTPGVPDGLHFTCARVTAPLDAPGEPRRSLVRLLALKVGTGPVPLVVVNDVDGDPGTVYAARLAATLPPAFLEKFSLIGLDRRGTGLSGAAQCVPADIRHDLIDADPAQGGLGDVLDAARKAGQQCAIELDDSQTALDSWRGAGDLDELRKQLGADRLNALGHGDGSKVLAEYAVRYPGQVGRMVLDGVPDPGADTAAVLDAVAAGAQSTLDAFAADCAARRCALGDPKAALTALTDQLRSTPPTGGDGTAFGPGVAMFAVYTGLAQRSRWPELADAITAARAGNTGPLAVFAAPVLQDSRAQPSRIDATIATRCNDSQTRLSADQLDQVVAGMRGKYPQFGAVVAQQLAWCGPWPVRTEPLPAPGAPGAPPILVAATATDPVTPGVGSTRAADQMPSAVTITWQGAGHGALGASPCVTDAARAFLVDGKIPADGTLCPA; encoded by the coding sequence GTGCGCCGCCGCCGTACCCGTCTCCTGGCCGCGCTGCTCGCCGTGACCGCCGCCGCGGGCTGCGCCGCGGGGCCGTCGGTCCGCCCGGCGCTGGTCGAGAACGACGGCAAGACGGCCACCCCCGGCCCGGCCAAGACGCCCGGCGTCCCGCTGCCGCCGCTGGGCGAGCCGCAGTCGCCGACGCTGAAGTGGGCCGACTGCGACGACGACACCCGCCAGCGCATCGGCACCCCCGGCGTGCCGGACGGCCTGCACTTCACCTGCGCCCGCGTCACCGCGCCGCTCGACGCCCCCGGCGAGCCGCGGCGCTCGCTGGTCCGGCTGCTGGCGCTCAAGGTCGGCACCGGGCCGGTGCCGCTGGTCGTGGTCAACGACGTCGACGGCGATCCGGGCACCGTGTACGCCGCGCGGCTGGCCGCGACGCTGCCGCCCGCGTTCCTGGAGAAGTTCTCGCTGATCGGCCTGGACCGCCGCGGCACCGGGCTCTCCGGCGCGGCCCAGTGCGTCCCGGCCGACATCCGGCACGACCTCATCGACGCCGACCCGGCGCAGGGCGGCCTCGGCGACGTGCTGGACGCCGCCCGCAAGGCCGGCCAGCAGTGCGCCATCGAGCTGGACGACTCCCAGACCGCGCTGGACAGCTGGCGCGGCGCGGGCGACCTCGACGAGCTCCGCAAGCAGCTGGGCGCCGACCGGCTGAACGCGCTCGGCCACGGCGACGGCTCGAAGGTGCTGGCCGAGTACGCCGTGCGCTACCCCGGCCAGGTCGGGCGCATGGTCCTCGACGGCGTGCCCGACCCGGGCGCCGACACGGCCGCGGTCCTCGACGCCGTCGCCGCCGGCGCGCAGTCCACATTGGACGCCTTCGCCGCCGACTGCGCGGCGCGGCGCTGCGCCCTCGGCGACCCGAAGGCGGCGCTGACCGCGCTCACCGACCAGCTCCGGAGCACTCCGCCGACGGGCGGCGACGGGACCGCCTTCGGCCCGGGCGTCGCGATGTTCGCCGTCTACACGGGACTCGCGCAGCGCTCGCGGTGGCCCGAACTGGCCGACGCGATCACCGCGGCCCGCGCCGGCAACACCGGTCCCCTCGCCGTGTTCGCCGCGCCCGTGCTGCAGGATTCGCGGGCCCAGCCGTCGCGGATCGACGCCACGATCGCGACCCGCTGCAACGACAGCCAGACCCGGCTCTCCGCCGACCAGCTCGACCAGGTCGTGGCCGGCATGCGCGGCAAGTACCCCCAGTTCGGCGCGGTCGTCGCCCAGCAGCTGGCCTGGTGCGGCCCGTGGCCGGTGCGCACCGAGCCGCTGCCCGCGCCGGGCGCGCCCGGCGCCCCGCCGATCCTGGTCGCGGCGACGGCGACGGACCCGGTCACGCCCGGTGTCGGCAGCACCCGCGCGGCCGACCAGATGCCGTCCGCGGTCACCATCACCTGGCAGGGCGCGGGCCACGGCGCCCTCGGCGCCTCCCCCTGCGTCACCGACGCGGCCCGCGCCTTCCTCGTCGACGGCAAGATCCCCGCCGACGGCACCCTCTGCCCCGCCTGA
- a CDS encoding ATP-dependent DNA ligase, producing the protein MPLPLRPPLKPMLSKSAKAIPDSGGLLFEPKWDGFRCIVFRDGDELYLQSRAEKPLNRYFPETVARLLDILPPRVVLDGELVVARGGRLDFDALTERIHPAESRITLLAAEQPAEFVAFDVLALDDRSLLDEPTSVRRERLTELAGDRFPLTPATTDPETARHWFELFEGAGLDGVIGKPLDEPYTPGKRVMVKYKHLRTADCVLAGLRWHVDGGPGELVGSFLLGLHDETGVLHHVGTVGSFPKDRRRELAAELAPLVTDGEDHPWGGRATGEAQRIPGGITRWRGTEHEWVPLRPERVVEVAYENTEGGMPSRFRHNARFVRWRPDREPASCDYSQLDEPACYDLDAVFRGQVVRTR; encoded by the coding sequence ATGCCCCTACCGCTGCGGCCGCCACTGAAGCCGATGCTCTCCAAGTCCGCCAAAGCCATCCCGGACTCCGGCGGCCTGCTCTTCGAACCCAAGTGGGACGGCTTCCGCTGCATCGTCTTCCGCGACGGCGACGAGCTGTACCTGCAGTCGCGCGCCGAAAAACCGCTCAACCGGTACTTCCCGGAGACCGTCGCGCGGCTGCTCGACATCCTGCCGCCGCGGGTGGTGCTCGACGGGGAGCTCGTCGTCGCGCGCGGCGGGCGGCTCGACTTCGACGCCCTCACCGAACGCATCCACCCCGCCGAAAGCCGGATCACGCTGCTGGCCGCCGAACAGCCCGCGGAGTTCGTCGCCTTCGACGTCCTGGCCCTCGACGACCGGTCCCTGCTCGACGAGCCGACGTCCGTGCGCCGGGAACGCCTGACGGAACTGGCAGGCGACCGCTTCCCGCTCACCCCCGCCACCACCGACCCGGAGACCGCGCGGCACTGGTTCGAGCTGTTCGAAGGCGCCGGCCTCGACGGCGTCATCGGCAAGCCCCTCGACGAGCCCTACACCCCCGGCAAGCGCGTCATGGTCAAGTACAAGCACCTGCGCACCGCGGACTGCGTGCTCGCCGGCCTGCGCTGGCACGTCGACGGCGGGCCCGGCGAGCTCGTCGGGTCCTTCCTGCTCGGCCTGCACGACGAAACGGGCGTGCTGCACCACGTCGGCACCGTCGGGTCGTTCCCCAAGGACCGCCGCCGCGAGCTCGCCGCCGAACTGGCGCCGCTGGTCACCGACGGCGAAGACCACCCGTGGGGCGGCCGGGCCACCGGGGAGGCCCAGCGCATCCCCGGCGGCATCACCCGCTGGCGGGGCACCGAGCACGAATGGGTGCCGCTGCGGCCCGAGCGCGTCGTCGAGGTCGCCTACGAGAACACCGAAGGCGGGATGCCGTCGCGGTTCCGGCACAACGCGCGGTTCGTGCGGTGGCGGCCCGACCGCGAGCCCGCGTCGTGCGACTACAGCCAGCTCGACGAGCCGGCCTGCTACGACCTCGACGCCGTCTTCCGCGGCCAGGTGGTGCGGACCCGCTAA
- a CDS encoding RNA polymerase sigma factor: protein MSDDAELLTRAAGGDETAFGALVRAHTPRMYRVALRITGSAAEAEDVVQDAWLAAWRSLAGFRQESAVSTWLYRVVTNSALAVLRRHRPTVSLDDPVPQSTVDSALLAAAVPGPEGRVVRAEEVDAVLRAVGRLEVSQRVPLVLRELEGLSYEEVAEVLDVNVGALRSRLHRARVALLAELRER from the coding sequence GTGAGCGACGACGCCGAGCTGCTCACCCGGGCCGCGGGCGGCGACGAGACGGCGTTCGGCGCGCTGGTGCGGGCGCACACGCCCCGGATGTACCGGGTCGCGCTGCGGATCACCGGCAGCGCGGCCGAGGCCGAGGACGTCGTGCAGGACGCGTGGCTGGCCGCGTGGCGGTCGCTGGCCGGGTTCCGGCAGGAGTCGGCGGTGTCGACGTGGCTCTACCGCGTCGTCACCAACAGCGCGCTCGCCGTGCTGCGCCGCCACCGCCCCACGGTCTCGCTCGACGACCCCGTCCCGCAGTCCACTGTGGACAGCGCGTTGCTCGCCGCGGCGGTGCCCGGGCCCGAAGGCCGGGTCGTGCGGGCCGAGGAGGTCGACGCCGTGCTGCGGGCGGTCGGCAGGCTGGAGGTGTCCCAGCGGGTGCCGCTCGTGCTGCGCGAACTGGAGGGGCTGAGCTACGAAGAGGTCGCCGAAGTGCTCGACGTGAACGTCGGTGCCTTGCGTTCCCGGCTGCACCGGGCCAGGGTGGCGCTGCTCGCCGAGTTGAGGGAGCGGTGA
- a CDS encoding DUF6286 domain-containing protein, with protein sequence MRPFVRILATLLGLAFAAAGALLALEVGWHWWRPGSAPLLVPWPRWQAELASLGWDAPAVRIAAGVLAAAGLVLVGCALAAGNRAVRLTDPAGEVSVSTSPRSLARLVGLTVRAQDNVAGASVTASARRIRVRAKSTLETEGELRPRLLATVSALLDEIPLVRRPKVTVVVDSPKDRR encoded by the coding sequence GTGCGCCCGTTCGTCCGCATCCTCGCCACGCTGCTCGGCCTGGCCTTCGCGGCGGCCGGGGCGCTGCTCGCCCTGGAGGTCGGCTGGCACTGGTGGCGCCCTGGTTCGGCGCCGCTGCTGGTGCCGTGGCCGCGCTGGCAGGCCGAGCTGGCGTCGCTGGGCTGGGACGCCCCCGCGGTGCGCATCGCGGCCGGTGTGCTGGCCGCCGCGGGCCTGGTCCTGGTGGGCTGCGCGCTCGCCGCGGGCAACCGCGCGGTGCGGCTGACCGATCCGGCCGGTGAGGTGAGCGTCTCGACGTCACCGCGGTCGCTGGCCCGGCTGGTCGGGCTGACCGTGCGGGCGCAGGACAACGTCGCGGGCGCGTCGGTCACCGCGAGCGCCCGCCGCATCCGCGTCCGCGCGAAGAGCACCCTCGAGACCGAGGGCGAGCTGCGGCCGCGCCTGCTGGCGACGGTGTCGGCGCTGCTCGACGAGATCCCGCTGGTGCGGCGGCCGAAGGTGACGGTCGTCGTCGACTCGCCGAAGGACCGCCGATGA
- a CDS encoding proline dehydrogenase family protein — MLRAPLLAAARSKRIRALVEAVPATRSVVRRFVAGSETADAVRVARELAADGRRITLDHLGEDTADAAQAAATVAAYEAVLTALAAEGLAEGADVSVKLSAVGQFLPSNGEDVALENARKICAAADAVGATVTLDMEDHTTTDSTLGILRELRGEYPWVGAVLQAYLRRTEQDCRELAGPGSRVRLCKGAYAEPESVAFQEKSEVDKSYVRCLRVLMAGEGYPMVASHDPRMIEIAAALAEEHGRTDDDHEFQMLYGIRPEEQARIAASGARMRVYVPYGDEWYGYFMRRLAERPANLAFFLRGLATRS; from the coding sequence ATGTTGCGTGCCCCGCTGCTCGCCGCCGCCCGGTCGAAGCGCATCCGGGCGCTGGTCGAGGCCGTGCCCGCCACGCGCTCCGTGGTGCGCCGGTTCGTCGCCGGGTCCGAGACCGCCGACGCCGTCCGCGTGGCCAGGGAACTGGCCGCCGACGGGCGCCGGATCACCCTCGACCACCTGGGCGAGGACACCGCCGACGCCGCCCAGGCGGCGGCGACCGTGGCGGCCTACGAAGCCGTGCTGACCGCGCTGGCCGCGGAAGGACTCGCCGAGGGCGCCGACGTGTCGGTGAAGCTCTCGGCGGTCGGGCAGTTCCTGCCGTCGAACGGCGAGGACGTCGCCCTCGAGAACGCGCGGAAGATCTGCGCGGCGGCCGACGCGGTCGGGGCGACCGTGACACTCGACATGGAGGACCACACCACCACGGACTCGACGCTCGGCATCCTGCGCGAGCTGCGCGGCGAGTACCCGTGGGTGGGCGCGGTGCTGCAGGCCTACCTGCGGCGCACCGAGCAGGACTGCCGTGAGCTGGCCGGGCCGGGCTCCCGGGTCCGGCTGTGCAAGGGCGCCTACGCCGAGCCGGAGTCGGTGGCGTTCCAAGAGAAGTCCGAAGTGGACAAGTCCTACGTCCGCTGCCTGCGCGTCCTGATGGCGGGCGAGGGCTACCCGATGGTGGCCTCGCACGACCCGCGGATGATCGAGATCGCCGCCGCGCTGGCCGAGGAGCACGGCCGGACCGACGACGACCACGAGTTCCAGATGCTCTACGGCATCCGGCCGGAGGAGCAGGCGCGGATCGCGGCGTCGGGCGCGCGCATGCGTGTCTACGTGCCGTACGGCGACGAGTGGTACGGCTACTTCATGCGGCGGCTGGCCGAGCGGCCGGCGAACCTGGCGTTCTTCCTGCGCGGGCTCGCCACCCGTTCCTGA
- a CDS encoding YciI family protein — protein sequence MAKYLLLKHYRGAPAPANCDTSIDQWTPEEVAAHIQYMRDFGEKLVATGEFVEHQALAPEGTFVRYDGEGRPPVTDGPFPETKDLIAGWTVIDVDSYERALQLAAELSAAPGPKGEPIHEWLELRPFLAAPPTITE from the coding sequence ATGGCGAAGTACCTGTTGCTCAAGCACTACCGCGGCGCGCCGGCCCCGGCCAACTGCGACACGAGCATCGACCAGTGGACGCCGGAGGAGGTCGCGGCGCACATCCAGTACATGCGGGACTTCGGGGAAAAGCTCGTCGCGACCGGCGAGTTCGTCGAGCACCAGGCACTCGCCCCGGAGGGGACGTTCGTCCGCTACGACGGCGAGGGCAGGCCGCCGGTCACCGACGGCCCCTTCCCCGAGACCAAGGACCTCATCGCCGGCTGGACGGTGATCGACGTCGACAGCTACGAGCGGGCCCTCCAGCTGGCCGCGGAGCTGTCGGCCGCGCCCGGCCCGAAGGGGGAGCCGATCCACGAGTGGCTCGAGCTGCGCCCGTTCCTGGCCGCGCCGCCGACCATCACGGAATGA